The following is a genomic window from Synechococcus sp. JA-2-3B'a(2-13).
CAAAGGAGGTGAGCGCATGGGCAAGCAACCTTTAGCGAAGAAAGCGGAGATCGTCGATAAAGTCCGATCCCTGCTGCAGGCCAGCCAAATGGTGCTGGTGATCGACTACAAGGGGCTGACCGTTGCGGAGATGGACCAACTGCGGGCAGAGCTGCGCAAGTCGGATTCGGTTTGCATGGTTGTTAAGAATACCCTGATGCGGCGAGCCATCGCCGACCAAAAAGCTTGGGCAGGGATCATTCCCTTTTTGGCGGGGCCGACGGCCTTTATCTTGATTCGGGGCGATATTTCAGCCGCCCTGAAGGCGTATCAAGATTTTGCCAAGCAAACCAAGAAAACCGAGTTCCGCGGTGCTGGCATTGAAGGGCTATCCCTGACCTTGGAGCAGGCCAAGGCCATCGCCGAGCTACCGCCCAAGGAAGTGCTCATGGCCCAAGTGGCGGGCAGCCTCAAGTCGGTGGCCACCGGCCTGGCGGTCGGGCTCAATGCTGTGCCCACGCAAGTGGCGCGCGGTATCCACGAGATCCCAGCCTCTCTGGGGCGGGCCATCCGGGCCATTGCCGACAAGGAGGCTGCCTAAAGGGCTTCGGTTCATCAGCCCAAACCTATGTCATCCATTCCATTACCCCTTAAGGAGAAACCATCATGCCTTCAGAGCGCGTTGCAAAGATTTTGGAAGAGTTGAAAGCCTTGAGCTTGCTGGAAGCTTCCGAGCTGGTGAAAGCCATCGAGGAAACCTTTGGCGTCAGTGCAGCAGCCCCAGCCGGCGGCATGGTCATGGCAGCTCCTGTGGCAGCGGCTGCGGCAGCTCCGGCGGCAGCCCCTGAGCCGGTGGAAGAGCAAACTGCCTTTGATGTCATCCTCGAGGCTGTGCCAGCCGACAAGAAGATCGCCATCCTCAAGGTGGTGCGCGAGTTGACCGGCTTGGGTCTGAAGGATGCCAAAGATCTGGTCGAGGCGGCTCCCAAACCCGTCAAAGAAGGGGTTGCCAAAGAGGAAGCCAACGACATCAAGAAGAAGCTGGAAGAAGCCGGCGCTACCGTCAAGATCAAGTAGTTCAAGTTACGGGGAAAGCGCTTCTTTCTGGTCTAACGAGAAATCCAATCGAGACACTCAAACCCAAGAAGGGGGGCTGCTTCGGCCCCTCTTTTGGGTCTGCCCGACCATTGGCGTGAGTTCAGGATCCCTGCTCCGCCGCGCTTCCACCTCTCCGTGAGCTTTCAAGAGGGCAGCCAGCTTGCGACGCATGACGATGCTGGGTTTATCGGTAAACATGTGCTGCTCCGCCTTGATATCGAGGGGAACGTCATAGTCGGTGCTTTCCAGAACCCGTTGATCCTCAAGGGTCACCTGCCGATCGAAGGCGATGATACTCTCAGCTAGAAATCGCAGGAGCCCCGCACTGTACCCGTAGGGTCAGTGCCGAGAGG
Proteins encoded in this region:
- the rplJ gene encoding 50S ribosomal protein L10, producing MGKQPLAKKAEIVDKVRSLLQASQMVLVIDYKGLTVAEMDQLRAELRKSDSVCMVVKNTLMRRAIADQKAWAGIIPFLAGPTAFILIRGDISAALKAYQDFAKQTKKTEFRGAGIEGLSLTLEQAKAIAELPPKEVLMAQVAGSLKSVATGLAVGLNAVPTQVARGIHEIPASLGRAIRAIADKEAA
- the rplL gene encoding 50S ribosomal protein L7/L12, translated to MPSERVAKILEELKALSLLEASELVKAIEETFGVSAAAPAGGMVMAAPVAAAAAAPAAAPEPVEEQTAFDVILEAVPADKKIAILKVVRELTGLGLKDAKDLVEAAPKPVKEGVAKEEANDIKKKLEEAGATVKIK